One Gigantopelta aegis isolate Gae_Host chromosome 1, Gae_host_genome, whole genome shotgun sequence genomic region harbors:
- the LOC121374188 gene encoding uncharacterized protein LOC121374188, translated as MDKPSKRKGTPAQVLGKRQRRDPCAEEVQNNQQMSATQSWSNPPIQPQAWLKSPVQPQAGPQSPVQPQAGPQSPVPPQAGPQSPVQPQAGPQSPIQPNAGPQSPVQPQAGPQSPVQPKAGPQSPVQPQAGPQSPVQPQAGPQSPVQPQAGPHSPVQPQAGPQSPVQPQAGPQSPVQPQAGPQSPVQSQAGPQSPVQPQAGPQSPVQPQAGPQSPVQPQAGPQSPVQPQAGPQSPVQPQAGPQSPVQPQAGPQSPVQPQAGPQSPVQPQAGSQSPVQPQSIVMDLEKSQQPFSETESRKFSNLKNLSSRRLKDFKAEDYVQIEGYQEIEKKLSEVGAVSLIGSPGSGKTTLGWILMKHICEKGKQQPLMLTKPSELDLIPVPEDWGNKNTKDTYVVLIDDMFGKANLDQSEKESWEKQFPKIRSLVTYGLIKVLITLRTQIYSECDKSSTMKEYQAFLNFTHLSLTKSDKLNILEHHLKRNNKIIMDKNDKIMAVGQTFKELGFPQCCVFFVKSTDAHKRGAEFFEKPIEYLKTEFDQIKSDNSLQYLVLLLVMFKQGILRPECLDTFKDDIDTTNLIKKLKDVCRINSKVTLGEIKWSADSLCGVYLVYYVDGDHNRFNKGYSFIHQSVFDTLFLQFSSEYFEQSIMICPAPVLVEYVVTPGVSNQGPLTLMVDGEKKYSILAKRFTELLKNAGSVRVTLSHPSFKDELFVEYLITHFWNSEILQNILSMKLYTQVEKTVMLKKQHAVNMTWRMAAIKRLPHIDCEEFTVTTATLASIAVNNNTNKLSTYFASNLVKLNSSSELQQDLLKAACLKGNTEVVDILLKGGVVPTNDTFNAAAVSDTDGVSILINLFEKKNDLDVDNLGHLLFLALEERNEKISHVLIDKIGAMQNHVRVLDEAVKRLLYIIVHEDRYCSSFNRTCKPEAAANLFRWLHTYSKVCTYRLAITLAAQYKHACVLKYIININPALLNTVTEGETLLHNTAKYGCLESLNTLLDHGLDINAVNSDKQTALHFAAHYVRCDILKALVDKGAVLDVADDELNSPLHYAAKRWSMEMVTYLVEQGSQVNIQNKRGNTPLHYAAKWYTLELISYLVEKGAQVNIQNKSRDTPLHYAAKHKSLKVVTYLVGKGANINIQNKRGDTPLHYAAYNRLLEMVTYLVEKGAHVNIQNESGNTPLHDAAKHQSLEVVTYLVEKGAQVNIQNESGDTPLHYAAEHQSREMVTYLVEQGAQINIQNKSGDTPLHSAGEHRSLKVVTFLVEKGEQINIQNKRGDTPLHYAAKYCIFGANHKSLEVVAYLVEKGAQVNMQNESGDTPLHYAAEHQSQEMVTYLVEKGAQVNLQNENGDTPLHSAAEHQSLEVVTYFVEKGAYVNIQNESGDTPLHHAAKCQSLKVVTYLVERGAHVIIQNKSGNTPLHYAAKYQSLKVVTYLVEKGAQVNIQNKSGDTPLHYAVQLESLELVTYLVEQGAQVNIQNESGDTPLHYAAELQSLELVTYLVEQGAQVNIQNESGDTPLHYAAKHQSLEVVTYLVEKGAQVNIQNESGDTPLHYAAKHQSLKVVTYLVDKGAQVNIQNESRDTPLHCAAKHKSQDVVTYLVEKGAQVNIQNESGDTPLHYAAEHQSSEMVTFLVEQGAQVNIQNKSGDTPLHSAGEHRSLKVVTYLVGKGAQVNIQNESGDTALHYAVKYCICGANHKSLKVVAYFVEKGAYVNIQNESGDTPLHNAAEHWSLEVVTYLVEKGAQVNKQNECGDTPLHYAVKYCIFGANHKSLEVVTYFVVKGAQVNLQNKSGETPLHYAAKHKSLEVITYLVEKGAQINIQNESGDTAVHYAAKHCIFGANHMSLEVVSCIVEKGEQENIQNQCRDTSLHYAANHMSLEVVTYLVEKGAQVNMPNESGDTPLHYAAEHWLLEVVSYLVEKGAEVNMQNKSGDTPLHYGAKQEALEVVTYLVEKAAQVNIQNEGGDTPLHYAAEHWSLEVVSYLVEKGAQLNIQNESGDTPLHYAAKHKSMEIVSYLVEKGAQVDIQNKSGDTPFHYAAEHCSLEEETYLVEK; from the exons ATGGATAAACCTTCAAAGAGAAAGGGGACGCCAGCTCAGGTACTAGGGAAACGACAGAGGAGGGATCCCTGTGCGGAAGAAGTGCaaaacaaccaacaaatgtCAGCAACGCAGAGCTGGTCAAACCCACCAATACAGCCCCAAGCTTGGCTAAAGTCACCAGTACAACCCCAAGCAGGACCACAGTCACCAGTACAACCCCAAGCAGGGCCACAGTCACCAGTACCGCCCCAAGCTGGACCACAGTCACCAGTACAACCCCAAGCAGGGCCACAGTCACCAATACAGCCCAATGCAGGGCCACAGTCACCAGTACAACCCCAAGCAGGGCCACAATCACCAGTACAGCCCAAAGCTGGACCACAGTCACCAGTACAGCCCCAAGCTGGACCACAGTCACCAGTACAGCCCCAAGCTGGACCACAGTCACCAGTACAGCCCCAAGCAGGGCCACATTCACCAGTACAGCCCCAAGCAGGGCCACAGTCACCAGTACAGCCCCAAGCAGGGCCACAGTCACCAGTACAGCCCCAAGCAGGACCACAGTCACCAGTACAGTCCCAAGCAGGGCCACAGTCACCAGTACAGCCCCAAGCTGGACCACAGTCACCAGTACAGCCCCAAGCAGGGCCACAGTCACCAGTACAGCCCCAAGCTGGACCACAGTCACCAGTACAGCCCCAAGCTGGACCACAGTCACCAGTACAGCCCCAAGCAGGGCCACAGTCACCAGTACAGCCCCAAGCTGGACCACAGTCACCAGTACAGCCCCAAGCAGGGCCACAGTCACCAGTACAGCCCCAAGCTGGATCACAGTCACCAGTACAGCCCCAGTCAATAGTTATGGACCTTGAGAAGAGCCAGCAGCCATTTTCAG AAACTGAGAGTCGCAAGTTTTCTAACCTCAAAA ATCTGTCGTCACGCAGATTGAAAGACTTCAAAGCCGAAGACTATGTCCAGATTGAAGGATACCAGGAAATCGAGAAAAAGCTGAGTGAGGTTGGTGCTGTGTCTTTGATTGGAAGTCCAGGATCAGGAAAAACAACTCTTGGGTGGATTCTCATGAAGCACATCTGTGAAAAGGGGAAACAACAGCCGTTAATGTTAACAAAGCCTTCAGAGCTTGACCTTATTCCAGTTCCTGAAGATTGGGGGAATAAAAATACCAAAGACACTTATGTAGTATTGATTGATGACATGTTTGGAAAGGCAAATCTTGATCAGAGTGAGAAAGAATCATGGGAAAAACAATTTCCAAAAATTAGGTCACTAGTGACTTATGGATTAATCAAGGTACTAATTACACTGAGAACCCAGATATATTCTGAATGTGACAAAAGCTCCACAATGAAAGAATATCAGGCTTTTCTAAATTTTACGCATTTGTCCTTAACTAAATCTGACAAACTAAATATTCTTGAACACCATCTTAAgagaaacaacaaaataatcatGGATAAAAATGATAAGATTATGGCTGTAGGACAGACATTTAAAGAGTTGGGCTTTCCTcagtgttgtgtgttttttgtaaaatctACAGATGCTCATAAGCGAGGAGCAGAATTTTTCGAAAAGCCAATTGAATACCTGAAGACAGAGTTTGATCAGATAAAATCAGACAATTCACTCCAATATCTTGTTCTGTTATTGgttatgtttaaacagggaatcCTGAGGCCTGAATGTTTGGATACATTTAAAGATGACATCGATACCACAAATCTAATTAAGAAGCTGAAAGATGTATGTAGAATTAACAGTAAGGTTACACTGGGGGAAATCAAATGGTCTGCTGACTCTCTCTGTGGTGTATATCTTGTGTACTATGTTGATGGAGATCACAATAGATTCAACAAGggctattcattcattcaccagtCAGTGTTTGATACATTGTTTCTGCAGTTTTCATCAGAGTATTTTGAACAAAGTATTATGATCTGTCCTGCTCCAGTGTTGGTGGAATATGTTGTCACCCCTGGCGTGTCAAATCAAGGTCCTCTTACACTGATGGTTGATGGAGAAAAGAAGTATTCTATTCTTGCTAAAAGGTTTACAGAATTGTTAAAAAATGCAGGTAGTGTCAGAGTCACACTTTCACATCCGTCGTTCAAAGATGAACTATTTGTGGAGTATTTAATCACACATTTCTGGAATTCTGAAATactgcaaaacattttgtccatGAAATTATACACACAAGTAGAAAAAACGGTGATGCTGAAGAAACAGCATGCAGTTAATATGACCTGGAGGATGGCTGCTATAAAACGTTTACCACATATCGATTGTGAAGAATTTACTGTTACTACAGCAACACTGGCATCTATAGCTGTcaataacaatacaaacaaGCTGTCAACTTATTTTGCAAGCAATCTTGTTAAGTTGAATTCCAGTAGTGAACTTCAACAAGATCTTTTGAAAGCTGCATGTCTGAAGGGTAATACTGAAgtagttgatattttattaaaaggtGGTGTTGTACCTACTAATGATACATTTAATGCTGCTGCTGTGTCAGACACAGATGGTGTCTCAATCCTCATTAATCTTTTTGAGAAGAAAAATGACCTGGATGTCGATAATTTAGGACACTTGCTATTTCTAGCACTTGAAGAGAGAAATGAAAAAATATCACATGTGTTGATTGATAAAATTGGTGCAATGCAGAACCATGTCAGGGTCCTTGATGAAGCTGTCAAACGGCTACTTTATATTATAGTTCATGAAGATAGATATTGCTCGAGTTTCAATAGGACATGTAAACCTGAAGCTGCAGCTAATCTGTTTAGATGGTTACACACATATTCAAAAGTATGCACTTATAGACTTGCCATTACACTGGCAGCGCAGTACAAACAtgcatgtgttttaaaatacatcATTAACATTAACCCAGCTTTACTGAATACAGTAACTGAAGGTGAAACTCTCTTACATAATACTGCCAAATATGGATGCCTGGAATCACTGAATACGTTATTAGATCATGGGTTAGACATCAACGCTGTCAATTCAGACAAGCAGACTGCACTCCATTTTGCAGCTCATTACGTTCGCTGTGATATACTTAAAGCATTAGTTGATAAAGGAGCTGTATTAGATGTTGCAGATGACGAACTAAATAGTCCACTTCACTATGCTGCAAAACGCTGGTCAATGGAAATGGTAACGTACCTCGTTGAACAAGGATCACaggtaaatatacaaaataaaagagGGAACACTCCTCTTCACTATGCTGCAAAATGGTATACACTAGAGTTGATATCTTACCTTGTTGAAAAAGGAGCACaggtaaatatacaaaataaaagtcGGGACACTCCTCTTCACTATGCTGCAAAACACAAGTCACTGAAAGTGGTAACTTACCTTGTTGGAAAAGGagcaaatataaatatacaaaataaaagggGGGACACTCCTCTTCACTATGCTGCATATAACAGGTTACTGGAAATGGTAACTTACCTTGTTGAAAAAGGAGcacatgtaaatatacaaaatgaaaGTGGGAACACTCCTCTTCACGATGCTGCAAAACACCAGTCACTGGAAGTGGTAACTTACCTTGTTGAAAAAGGAGCACaggtaaatatacaaaatgaaaGTGGGGACACCCCTCTTCACTATGCTGCAGAACACCAGTCACGGGAAATGGTAACTTACCTTGTTGAACAAGGAGCGcagataaatatacaaaataaaagtggGGACACACCTCTTCACTCTGCTGGAGAACACCGATCTTTGAAAGTGgtaactttccttgttgagaaAGGCGAAcagataaatatacaaaataaaagggGGGACACTCCTCTTCACTATGCTGCAAAATATTGTATCTTTGGTGCAAACCACAAGTCGCTGGAAGTGGTAGCTTACCTTGTTGAAAAAGGAGCACAGGTAAATATGCAAAATGAAAGTGGGGACACTCCTCTTCACTATGCTGCAGAACACCAGTCACAGGAAATGGTAACTTACCTTGTTGAAAAAGGAGCACAGGtaaatttacaaaatgaaaATGGAGACACTCCTCTTCACTCTGCTGCAGAACACCAGTCACTGGAAGTGGTGACTTACTTTGTTGAAAAAGGAGCatatgtaaatatacaaaatgaaaGTGGGGACACTCCTCTTCACCATGCTGCAAAATGCCAGTCACTGAAAGTGGTAACTTACCTTGTTGAAAGAGGAGCACAtgtaattatacaaaataaaagtggCAACACTCCTCTTCACTATGCTGCAAAATACCAGTCACTGAAAGTGGTAACTTACCTTGTTGAAAAAGGAGCACaggtaaatatacaaaataaaagtggGGACACTCCTCTTCACTATGCTGTACAACTCGAGTCACTGGAACTGGTAACTTACCTTGTTGAACAAGGAGCACaggtaaatatacaaaatgaaaGTGGGGACACTCCTCTTCACTATGCTGCAGAACTCCAGTCACTGGAACTGGTAACTTACCTTGTTGAACAAGGAGCACaggtaaatatacaaaatgaaaGTGGGGACACTCCTCTTCACTATGCTGCAAAACACCAGTCACTGGAAGTGGTAACTTACCTTGTTGAAAAAGGAGCACaggtaaatatacaaaatgaaaGTGGGGACACTCCTCTTCACTATGCTGCAAAACACCAGTCACTGAAAGTGGTAACTTACCTTGTTGATAAAGGAGCACaggtaaatatacaaaatgaaaGTAGGGACACTCCTCTACACTGTGCTGCAAAACACAAGTCACAGGATGTGGTAACTTACCTTGTTGAAAAAGGAGCACaggtaaatatacaaaatgaaaGTGGGGACACTCCTCTTCACTATGCTGCAGAACACCAGTCAAGTGAAATGGTAACTTTCCTTGTTGAACAAGGAGCACaggtaaatatacaaaataaaagtggGGACACTCCTCTTCACTCTGCTGGAGAACACCGGTCACTGAAAGTGGTAACATACCTTGTTGGAAAAGGAGCACaggtaaatatacaaaatgaaaGTGGGGACACAGCTCTTCACTATGCTGTAAAATATTGTATCTGTGGTGCAAACCACAAGTCACTGAAAGTGGTAGCTTACTTTGTTGAAAAAGGAGCatatgtaaatatacaaaatgaaaGTGGGGACACTCCTCTTCACAATGCTGCAGAACACTGGTCACTGGAAGTGGTAACTTACCTTGTTGAAAAAGGAGCACaggtaaataaacaaaatgaatgtgGAGACACTCCTCTTCACTATGCTGTAAAATATTGTATCTTTGGTGCAAACCACAAGTCACTTGAAGTGGTAACTTACTTTGTTGTCAAAGGAGCACAggtaaatttacaaaataaaagtgGGGAAACTCCTCTTCACTATGCTGCAAAACATAAATCACTAGAAGTAATAACTTACCTTGTTGAAAAAGGAGCACAGATAAATATACAAAACGAAAGTGGGGACACTGCTGTTCACTATGCTGCAAAACATTGTATCTTTGGTGCAAATCACATGTCATTGGAAGTGGTAAGTTGCATTGTTGAAAAAGGAGAACAGGAAAATATACAAAATCAGTGTAGGGACACTTCTCTTCACTATGCTGCAAACCACATGTCACTGGAAGTGGTAACTTATCTTGTTGAAAAAGGAGCACAGGTAAATATGCCAAACGAAAGTGGGGATACTCCTCTTCACTATGCTGCAGAACACTGGTTACTGGAAGTCGTATCCTACCTGGTGGAAAAAGGAGCAGAGGTAAATATGCAAAATAAAAGTGGGGACACTCCTCTTCATTATGGTGCAAAACAGGAGGCACTGGAAGTGGTAACTTACCTCGTTGAAAAAGCAGCACaggtaaatatacaaaatgaagGTGGGGACACTCCTCTTCACTATGCCGCTGAACACTGGTCACTGGAAGTGGTAAGTTACCTTGTTGAAAAAGGAGCACAgttaaatatacaaaatgaaaGTGGGGACACTCCTCTTCACTATGCTGCAAAACACAAGTCAATGGAAATCGTATCTTACCTTGTTGAAAAAGGAGCACAGGttgatatacaaaataaaagtggGGACACTCCTTTTCACTATGCTGCAGAACACTGCTCACTGGAAGAGGAAACTTACCTTGTTGAAAAATGA
- the LOC121377215 gene encoding monocarboxylate transporter 12-like, which translates to MQLGSSWVFWYSGTDLEFLSKEEHSHLITGLSFEAADLAAITAVTFYFDKFRNVATAVAVTGVGMGTLIFPPLIRALVDFYSWRGAMLLLGAVSLNLCVFGTGTEELDYWMLSTNNFFVCFGLSITYLHLTAYAENREVDFERSALLMFGIGISNLVGRLAMGLVAQQQGVDTILLYLISFLVSGAFVACMAALGTFAGLLVMALVFGTFTVGIETLSVPILADILGIQRFTGGY; encoded by the exons ATGCAGTTAGGTTCTTCATGGGTATTCTGGTACTCGGGCACGGACCTCGAGTTCCTgagcaaggaagagcactctcatttgaTTACG GGTTTGAGTTTTGAAGCGGCCGATCTAGCTGCCATCACCGCGGTGACCTTCTACTTTGACAAGTTCCGTAACGTAGCCACGGCTGTGGCCGTAACCGGCGTGGGGATGGGCACGCTGATCTTCCCTCCCTTGATACGGGCCCTGGTCGACTTCTACTCCTGGAGGGGCGCCATGCTGCTGCTGGGAGCCGTCAGTCTCAACCTGTGTGTCTTCGGAACCGGAACTGAAGAA CTGGACTACTGGATGCTGTCCACGAACAACTTCTTCGTCTGCTTCGGTCTGTCCATCACGTACCTGCACCTTACTGCGTACGCCGAGAACAGAGAGGTGGACTTCGAGCGAAGCGCTCTGCTCatgtttggaatcggtatctccAACCTCGTGGGAAGACTCGCCATGGGTCTGGTCGCGCAGCAACAGGGCGTGGACACCATACTCCTCTATCTGATCTCGTTTCTCGTTAGCGGGGCCTTCGTGGCGTGCATGGCCGCACTCGGGACATTTGCGGGTCTTCTGGTGATGGCGCTGGTATTCGGGACCTTCACGGTAGGTATCGAGACCCTCTCGGTGCCCATCTTAGCCGACATCCTTGGAATTCAAAGATTCACTGGCGGTTATTGA